A single window of Malus sylvestris chromosome 5, drMalSylv7.2, whole genome shotgun sequence DNA harbors:
- the LOC126622094 gene encoding flavanone 3-dioxygenase 2-like, producing MEKLVSNWYNKRTLPENYIFPPDARPGKLATAPSCDNIPVIDLGGDQTCIIQQILKASHEYGFFQVINHGISESLLKDTMGVFKEFFELPAEDKAAVYSEDPKKICRLFTSSGNYDWEDVHLWRDNLRHPCLPLEESMKHWPQQPSTYRELVGTCSSQVRKLALNILELISEGLGLGTGYFRDELLKNMLLFVNHYPPCSDPSLTLGVSKHCDPNLITILHQEEHVNGLQVFKDGEWICVKPLSDALVINIGYQLQIISNGKLKSAEHRAVTSSSNARTSAAFFITPSDDCIVEPAGDLINASNPQLFRSFRYKEFIMNYLTKQGKTEVVLEPFKLHA from the exons ATGGAgaagcttgtttcaaactgGTACAACAAGCGAACCTTGCCCGAGAATTACATATTCCCACCAGACGCAAGACCCGGGAAGCTTGCTACCGCTCCTTCGTGCGACAACATTCCAGTGATTGATCTGGGCGGTGATCAAACCTGTATAATTCAGCAAATACTCAAGGCTAGCCACGAATATGGGTTTTTTCAG GTTATCAACCATGGAATATCAGAAAGCTTGTTGAAGGACACAATGGGTGTGTTCAAGGAGTTCTTTGAGTTGCCTGCAGAGGACAAGGCAGCTGTCTACTCTGAGGacccaaaaaaaatatgtagactcTTTACCAGCAGTGGAAATTATGATTGGGAAGATGTTCATCTTTGGCGTGATAACCTACGACACCCTTGTCTTCCTTTAGAGGAGAGCATGAAGCATTGGCCTCAACAGCCAAGTACTTATCG AGAGCTTGTTGGGACATGTTCCTCACAAGTGAGGAAACTGGCTCTGAACATTTTGGAGCTAATCAGTGAAGGACTTGGGCTTGGAACTGGGTATTTTAGAGATGAACTTTTGAAAAATATGTTACTCTTTGTTAATCATTACCCGCCTTGCTCAGACCCAAGTTTGACATTAGGTGTATCTAAGCACTGTGATCCAAACCTCATAACCATTTTACATCAAGAAGAACACGTAAATGGACTTCAAGTTTTCAAAGACGGGGAATGGATTTGTGTGAAGCCTCTTTCTGATGCACTTGTGATTAACATAGGCTATCAGTTACAG ATAATCAGTAATGGGAAGCTGAAAAGTGCTGAACATCGGGCAGTGACGAGTTCAAGTAATGCCCGGACATCTGCTGCATTTTTCATCACACCTTCAGACGATTGCATTGTAGAACCTGCTGGAGATCTTATTAATGCAAGCAATCCACAACTCTTTAGATCCTTTCGATACAAAGAGTTCATTATGAACTATCTTACGAAGCAGGGCAAAACTGAAGTTGTACTAGAACCCTTTAAGCTCCATGCTTAG